The DNA sequence GGTTCCTCGATCCGCGGCTTCGCGTCGATCCACGAGTCGGACATGCAGCTGATCCCGGATGTCTCGACCGCGTACATCGACCCGTTCCGTGTCGAGCGGACCCTGATCATGGTCTTCGACATCTACAACCCCCGCAATGGCGAGATCTACTCGAAGGACCCGCGTCAGGTCGCCAAGAAGGCGGAGAAGTACCTCGCCTCCACCGGCATCGCGGACACCGCGTTCTTCGCGCCGGAGGCCGAGTTCTACATCTTCGACGACGTGCGCTACGAGGTGAAGCAGAACTCCAGCTTCTACGCGGTGGACTCCGAGGAGGGCGCCTGGAACTCCGGCCGCGTCGAAGAGGGTGGCAACCTCGGCAACAAGACCCCGTACAAGGGCGGCTACTTCCCGGTGAGCCCGGTCGACAAGCAGGCGGACCTCCGCGACGACATCTCGCTGAAGCTGATCGACGCCGGTCTCATCCTGGAGCGCGCGCACCACGAGGTGGGCACCGGCGGTCAGGCGGAGATCAACTACCGCTTCGACACGATGGTCCACGCGGCGGACGACATCCTGAAGTTCAAGTACATCGTCAAGAACACCGCCGAGCTGTGGGGCAAGACCGCCACCTTCATGCCGAAGCCGCTGTTCGGCGACAACGGTTCGGGCATGCACACCCACCAGTCGCTGTGGAACGACGGCAAGCCGCTGTTCTACGACGAGGCCGGCTACGGCGGCCTCTCCGACATCGCCCGCTGGTACATCGGCGGCCTCCTCAAGCACGCCCCGGCGGTGCTGGCCTTCACGAACCCCACAGTGAACTCGTTCCACCGCCTGGTCCCCGGCTTCGAGGCCCCGGTCAACCTGGTCTACTCGGCCGGAAACCGCTCCGCCTCCATCCGCATCCCGATCACGGGCACCAACGCGAAGGCCAAGCGCATCGAGTTCCGCGCGCCCGACGCCTCCGGCAACCCGTACCTCGCGTTCGCCGCCCAGCTCATGGCCGGCCTCGACGGCATCAAGAACCGCATCGAGCCGCACGAGCCGGTCGACAAGGACCTCTACGAGCTGCCGCCCGAGGAGGCCAAGAACATTCCCCAGGTTCCGGCATCGCTGGGCGAGGCCCTCGACGCGCTCGAGGCCGACCACGACTTCCTCACCGCAGGCGGCGTGTTCAGCCAGGAGCTCATCGAGACCTGGATCGAGTACAAGCGCGAGAAGGAGATCAAGCCCCTCGCCCAGCGTCCCCACCCGTTCGAGTACGAGCTCTATTACGGCGTCTGAAATGACGGCCGCCATCACGACTTCTGCCGGAGTACCGGCAGAGCCAGAACGCTCCCGCGCCGCTATGGGTTCGTCCACGGGCCCGG is a window from the Leifsonia shinshuensis genome containing:
- the glnA gene encoding type I glutamate--ammonia ligase, which translates into the protein MFTSGSEALGFIADTKVRFLDVRFTDLPGVQQHLTVPADTVDEAFFTEGIAFDGSSIRGFASIHESDMQLIPDVSTAYIDPFRVERTLIMVFDIYNPRNGEIYSKDPRQVAKKAEKYLASTGIADTAFFAPEAEFYIFDDVRYEVKQNSSFYAVDSEEGAWNSGRVEEGGNLGNKTPYKGGYFPVSPVDKQADLRDDISLKLIDAGLILERAHHEVGTGGQAEINYRFDTMVHAADDILKFKYIVKNTAELWGKTATFMPKPLFGDNGSGMHTHQSLWNDGKPLFYDEAGYGGLSDIARWYIGGLLKHAPAVLAFTNPTVNSFHRLVPGFEAPVNLVYSAGNRSASIRIPITGTNAKAKRIEFRAPDASGNPYLAFAAQLMAGLDGIKNRIEPHEPVDKDLYELPPEEAKNIPQVPASLGEALDALEADHDFLTAGGVFSQELIETWIEYKREKEIKPLAQRPHPFEYELYYGV